The following proteins come from a genomic window of Pyxidicoccus sp. MSG2:
- the lpoB gene encoding penicillin-binding protein activator LpoB → MNPHRLLLSACLALTLSACYGPRAYTRGTYEDPNTIEMLSDRFNENDLQLIAKKMANSLAESARFQQPRQDGSLPIVLVGKLKNSTSEHIDMRSLGDKIQTALAQTGRFALVDQAARQDIAEEYEYQQSGYVDPNSAKGPGQQTSVDFLMTGDLASIIQEVGNDKLVYYKMTAKLSNVRTGLIEWTDEKQIRKKFEKQGVSW, encoded by the coding sequence ATGAACCCCCACCGCCTGCTTCTGTCCGCCTGCCTCGCCCTCACGCTCTCCGCGTGCTACGGCCCGCGCGCCTATACGCGTGGCACGTACGAGGACCCGAACACCATCGAGATGCTGTCGGACCGCTTCAACGAGAACGACCTGCAGCTCATCGCCAAGAAGATGGCCAACTCGCTGGCCGAGTCCGCGCGCTTCCAGCAGCCCCGGCAGGACGGCTCGCTGCCCATCGTCCTCGTGGGCAAGCTGAAGAACAGCACCTCCGAGCACATCGACATGCGCTCGCTGGGTGACAAGATTCAGACGGCCCTCGCGCAGACGGGCCGCTTCGCGCTGGTGGACCAGGCGGCACGCCAGGACATCGCCGAGGAGTACGAGTACCAGCAGTCCGGCTACGTGGACCCGAACTCCGCCAAGGGCCCGGGGCAGCAGACGTCGGTGGACTTCCTGATGACGGGCGACCTCGCCTCCATCATCCAGGAGGTCGGCAACGACAAGCTCGTCTATTACAAGATGACGGCGAAGCTGAGCAACGTGCGCACCGGCCTCATCGAGTGGACGGACGAGAAGCAGATCCGCAAGAAGTTCGAGAAGCAAGGCGTCAGCTGGTAA